One window of Nicotiana tomentosiformis chromosome 11, ASM39032v3, whole genome shotgun sequence genomic DNA carries:
- the LOC104095234 gene encoding zinc finger protein ZAT10-like produces the protein MALEALKSPTTESTPTIPPIYDQVNLDSNTKRKRSKRPRNEIQPTEEEFLALCLIMLARSGGGRTNSTHHDNITSTTTAAVQQQKKQITNDPLPREDQEALIEQHSYKCSVCNKSFASYQALGGHKASHRNKHSTTTATTVSDDNSTSTTSLNPSGRSHECSICHKYFPTGQALGGHKRRHYEGKIIGGGGGSREAGGSHTVISSEAGGSARTVRDFDLNLPPPPEFSLGLTVDCRGKSQLSSEREVESPMPTKKPRLYFSD, from the coding sequence ATGGCTCTTGAAGCTTTGAAATCACCAACAACAGAATCAACTCCTACTATACCACCCATCTATGACCAAGTCAATTTGGATTCTAATACCAAGAGAAAACGTTCGAAACGTCCTCGCAATGAAATCCAACCAACTGAAGAGGAATTTCTTGCCCTCTGTCTTATCATGCTCGCTAGATCAGGCGGCGGCCGCACAAATTCTACTCATCATGATAATATTACTAGTACTACTACTGCTGCTGTCCAACAACAAAAGAAACAAATTACCAACGATCCACTACCACGAGAAGATCAAGAAGCATTAATAGAGCAACATTCTTACAAGTGTAGCGTATGCAACAAGTCTTTTGCTTCTTATCAAGCACTTGGTGGGCATAAAGCAAGCCACCGTAATAAACACTCCACTACTACTGCCACCACCGTTTCAGATGATAATTCTACATCAACTACTTCTTTAAACCCTAGTGGTCGTTCTCACGAGTGCTCTATATGCCACAAGTATTTTCCTACTGGTCAAGCTTTGGGTGGCCATAAACGCCGCCACTACGAAGGCAAGATTATTGGTGGTGGTGGGGGTAGCCGTGAAGCCGGTGGTAGCCACACCGTGATATCGTCGGAAGCCGGTGGCTCAGCCCGGACAGTGAGAGACTTTGACCTGAATCTGCCGCCGCCGCCAGAATTTTCTTTGGGACTGACCGTTGACTGCAGAGGTAAAAGTCAACTTTCCAGCGAGCGAGAAGTAGAAAGCCCTATGCCTACTAAGAAACCGCGTTTATATTTTTCGGATTGA